In one Bacillota bacterium genomic region, the following are encoded:
- a CDS encoding aspartate kinase translates to MKILVMKFGGTSIDTPEHREIAARKVIRAKEDGFAPVVVVSAIGRRGAPYATDTLIEFLRSIDPSVPPNAREMDLMMACGEIISTVVMAHTLKTMGYDAVALTGGQAGIITDNEYGNARVLQIHPQAIRHHLEAGRIVVVAGFQGVAEDKLGFHPDITTLGRGGSDTTASALGAALNAVAVEIYTDVDGVKTADPDIIPDARTLPVISYEEVAEIAHQGAKVLHPRAAEIAMLHNIPLWVKCTFTEEPGTLVTSSESAEGVDLPEVTGVTHITGKIVYLIFHIGETPEKPEIELQLYRLMAQANINLYLNSYSHDTLSFAVPRDRWSLVQSLLDGLVMPAGNPPQRLFIFRVGDKPSREYLLQKQMLSALGEAIPVQEVPVEVLENCTMVSLIAAKLSRRPGMMALFLRTLYEAGVQVLQTADSEMSLSCLVNESDVEKAVRVLHERFVTERAYARQ, encoded by the coding sequence GTGAAAATCCTGGTGATGAAGTTCGGGGGAACCTCTATCGACACACCGGAACACCGCGAAATCGCCGCCCGCAAGGTGATACGTGCCAAGGAAGATGGTTTTGCGCCGGTGGTGGTGGTCTCTGCGATAGGCAGGCGTGGCGCTCCGTATGCCACCGATACCCTGATCGAGTTTCTGCGCAGTATCGACCCGTCTGTGCCGCCCAATGCCCGCGAGATGGACCTGATGATGGCGTGTGGGGAGATTATTTCCACAGTGGTCATGGCTCACACGCTAAAAACCATGGGCTATGATGCGGTTGCTCTCACCGGCGGACAGGCAGGTATCATTACCGATAACGAATACGGCAACGCCAGAGTGCTGCAGATTCATCCTCAGGCTATCCGACACCATCTGGAAGCCGGACGTATTGTGGTGGTCGCCGGATTTCAGGGCGTTGCCGAAGACAAGCTGGGTTTTCACCCCGACATCACCACCCTGGGGCGTGGTGGCAGCGATACCACTGCCTCCGCTCTGGGTGCTGCCCTGAACGCTGTAGCGGTGGAAATCTACACCGATGTGGACGGTGTGAAAACCGCCGACCCCGACATCATCCCCGATGCGCGAACTCTGCCGGTCATCAGCTATGAAGAGGTCGCAGAGATTGCGCACCAGGGAGCTAAAGTGCTTCATCCCCGTGCTGCCGAAATCGCGATGCTCCACAACATCCCTCTGTGGGTCAAATGCACTTTTACCGAAGAGCCGGGCACACTGGTAACTTCCAGTGAGAGCGCAGAGGGGGTAGACCTGCCAGAGGTGACCGGAGTCACCCACATCACTGGCAAAATTGTCTACCTGATTTTCCATATCGGGGAGACACCCGAGAAACCGGAGATAGAACTGCAGCTGTACCGGCTGATGGCGCAGGCGAATATTAACCTCTACCTGAACAGCTACAGCCATGACACTCTGAGCTTCGCAGTGCCTCGCGACCGCTGGAGCCTGGTGCAGAGCCTGCTGGACGGTTTGGTAATGCCGGCAGGGAACCCTCCTCAGCGGCTGTTCATCTTTCGCGTGGGCGACAAGCCCTCTCGGGAGTACCTGTTACAGAAGCAGATGCTGAGCGCTCTCGGAGAGGCTATCCCCGTACAGGAAGTTCCTGTGGAAGTGCTCGAAAACTGCACGATGGTATCCCTGATTGCTGCCAAACTGAGCCGTCGTCCGGGAATGATGGCGCTGTTCCTGCGCACGCTGTATGAAGCAGGTGTTCA